The following proteins are encoded in a genomic region of Cygnus olor isolate bCygOlo1 chromosome 11, bCygOlo1.pri.v2, whole genome shotgun sequence:
- the NR2E3 gene encoding LOW QUALITY PROTEIN: photoreceptor-specific nuclear receptor (The sequence of the model RefSeq protein was modified relative to this genomic sequence to represent the inferred CDS: deleted 1 base in 1 codon), translated as MAASPEGSVVSAGLEDSPSGLSPAPGKALSPVLLCKVCRDTSSGKHYGIYACNGCSGFFKRSVRRKLIYRCQAGTGLCPVDKAHRNQCQACRLKKCLQAGMNKDAVQNERQPRSTAQIRLDSIELDAELPPEHVAATREVPSVPCPAPRGPGATAAATTVPAHPTPPTNHRFMASLMTAETCAKLEPEDADETVDVTGGEPERAGGEYQVTPYPAAGPENIYETSARLLFMAVKWAKNLPVFSNLPFRDQVILLEEAWSELFLLCAIQWSMPLESCPLLAVPEPSPGKLLPATMDVRVLQETLGRFKALAVDPTEFACMKAVVLFKPETRGLKDPEQVENLQDQSQVMLGQHNRSHYPGQPVRYGKLLLLLPALRFLSSERVELLFFRRTIGNTPMEKLLCDMFKN; from the exons ATGGCTGCGTCGCCGGAGGGGTCGGTGGTGAGCGCCGGGCTGGAGGACAGCCCCTCGG ggctgagcccgGCCCCCGGCAAGGCGctgagccctgtgctgctgtgcaagGTGTGCAGGGACACCAGCAGCGGGAAGCACTACGGCATCTATGCCTGCAACGGCTGCAGCGGCTTCTTCAAGCGCAGCGTCCGCAGGAAGCTCATCTACAG GTGCCAGGCGGGGACGGGGCTGTGCCCGGTGGACAAGGCGCACCGCAACCAGTGCCAGGCCTGCCGGCTCAAGAAGTGCCTGCAAGCTGGCATGAACAAGGACG CCGTGCAGAACGAGCGTCAGCCCCGCAGCACGGCCCAGATCCGGCTGGACAGCATCGAGCTGGATGCCGAGCTGCCCCCCGAGCATGTGGCTGCCACACGCGAGGTCCCCTCGgtcccctgcccagccccgcgTGGCCCCGGTGCCACCGCAGCTGCCACCACTGTCCCCGCGCACCCCACGCCACCCACCAACCACCGCTTCATGGCCAGCCTGATGACGGCCGAGACCTGCGCCAAGCTGGAGCCTGAGGACG CCGATGAGACGGTGGATGTGACGGGTGGCGAGCCCGAGCGGGCGGGCGGCGAGTACCAGGTCACGCCGTACCCGGCAGCTGGCCCCGAAAACATCTATGAGACCTCAGCACGCCTCCTCTTCATGGCTGTTAAGTGGGCCAAGAACCTGCCTGTCTTCTCCAACCTGCCCTTCCGCGACCAG GTGATCCTGCTGGAGGAAGCATGGAGCGAGCTGTTCCTGCTCTGCGCCATCCAGTGGTCCATGCCCCTGGAGAGCTGCCCACTGCTGGCTGTCCCTGAGCCGTCCCCCGGTAAGCTGCTGCCGGCCACCATGGATGTCCGGGTGCTGCAGGAGACCCTCGGGCGCTTCAAGGCGCTGGCAGTTGACCCCACCGAATTCGCCTGCATGAAGGCTGTGGTGCTCTTC AAGCCAG AGACCCGTGGCCTGAAGGACCCCGAGCAGGTAGAGAACCTGCAGGACCAGTCGCAGGTGATGCTGGGCCAGCACAACCGCTCCCACTACCCAGGGCAGCCCGTCAGGTATG GGAAGCtactgctgctcctgccagcgCTGCGCTTCCTCTCCTCCGAGCGCGTGGAGCTGCTCTTCTTCCGCCGCACCATCGGCAACACCCCCATGGAGAAGCTGCTCTGCGACATGTTCAAGAACTGA